The following proteins are encoded in a genomic region of Mahella australiensis 50-1 BON:
- a CDS encoding HU family DNA-binding protein, which produces MVKARLIKQRRKNPLNKAELIAKMAEKGEMTKKDAEKALNAFVDAVTEALVNGDTVQLVGFGTFRVSPRSARKGRDPQTQKEIMIPASKAPVFKAGKALKDAVKG; this is translated from the coding sequence ATGGTAAAAGCAAGACTAATTAAACAAAGGAGGAAAAACCCATTGAATAAAGCAGAACTGATAGCAAAGATGGCAGAGAAAGGTGAGATGACCAAAAAGGATGCTGAAAAAGCATTGAATGCTTTTGTGGATGCGGTTACCGAGGCATTGGTTAATGGTGATACAGTGCAATTGGTAGGGTTTGGGACATTTAGAGTTAGCCCTCGCAGCGCTCGAAAGGGCCGTGATCCTCAAACGCAAAAGGAAATAATGATACCAGCATCCAAAGCCCCGGTATTTAAAGCGGGAAAAGCTTTAAAAGATGCCGTCAAGGGTTAA
- the mazG gene encoding nucleoside triphosphate pyrophosphohydrolase codes for MSDKEQHFNFKDLLDIMTKLRGEGGCPWDREQTHESLRQYMLEESYEVVDAINHKHDDELKEELGDVLLQVVFHAQIAAEQNRFTIQDVIDNICRKMISRHTHIFGDDTADTVAQVLDNWERIKSDEKGFDTHTERMKAIPSILPALMRSYKVQKKAAAVGFDWDDVKDAISKVDEELQEFKDVYLSENYGKIVEELGDLLFAIVNVARFLDIQPELALNEATEKFIKRFEYIENSAKGAGKRLEDMSLKEMDELWEQAKL; via the coding sequence ATGAGCGACAAAGAGCAACATTTTAATTTTAAGGATTTATTGGATATTATGACTAAATTGCGCGGCGAGGGGGGTTGCCCGTGGGATAGAGAACAGACTCATGAAAGCCTTCGGCAGTATATGTTAGAAGAAAGCTATGAGGTAGTGGATGCTATAAACCATAAACATGACGATGAATTGAAAGAAGAACTTGGCGATGTGCTCCTTCAGGTGGTATTCCACGCTCAAATAGCTGCCGAGCAAAACAGATTTACCATCCAAGATGTTATAGATAATATATGCCGTAAAATGATAAGCAGGCATACGCATATCTTTGGCGACGATACCGCCGATACGGTGGCGCAGGTACTGGATAATTGGGAGAGGATTAAGTCCGATGAAAAGGGTTTTGATACTCATACAGAAAGGATGAAAGCTATACCGTCTATATTGCCCGCGCTCATGAGGAGCTATAAAGTTCAAAAGAAGGCTGCAGCGGTGGGCTTCGACTGGGATGATGTGAAAGATGCTATTAGTAAAGTGGATGAAGAGCTCCAGGAATTTAAGGATGTATATTTAAGTGAAAATTATGGTAAAATAGTAGAAGAACTCGGTGATCTGCTGTTTGCCATAGTAAATGTGGCTCGCTTTTTGGATATACAGCCCGAGTTAGCGCTCAATGAAGCTACGGAGAAATTTATAAAGCGATTTGAATATATTGAGAATAGCGCTAAAGGAGCCGGTAAGAGGCTGGAAGATATGTCGCTAAAGGAGATGGACGAGCTTTGGGAGCAGGCTAAATTGTAA
- a CDS encoding putative polysaccharide biosynthesis protein: MSRQTFLKGAAILGLAGLLVKIIGAFYRIPLAYIIGPEGMGLYQMAYPIYTTLLYISVAGIPTAISKMVAERIALGHRRDAHRVFMISFKLLLILGIITTVLLLLATPLLALYLKNQKSLYAFLAIAPSLFFVSMISAYRGYFQGMQQMIPTALSQIIEQLGKLIFGLWLASLWMPKGVQYGAMGAVLGVTISEVLAFAMLVVTYNIKRHDIRLAVQRDFNRRYRERKESILQELLRIAIPITIGGLVIPLVNITDLMIIPRRLAGLGLSTQQSTELYGYLTGYANTLVNFPQVITVALSASLVPAISEAAILKDINGLQEKANIAIRLTILLGLPSALGMAVLAQPILQLLYQTLTAQQLAISSQILEILAFSIIFLTLVQTSAGILQGVGKVGIPVINLFWGALLKIVMNYVLVGIPALNIRGAAFGTIACYGLAAVLDLLAVARYTHIKFNAASFLVKPAISAGVMIAAVWVLYRWLYVFLGSNSIATLLAILVGIIVYGLMLMAIGAVTYNDLRQIDRLKGMADKLYRMGMLR; this comes from the coding sequence ATGAGCAGACAAACATTCTTAAAGGGTGCTGCCATATTGGGTTTGGCTGGCCTTTTAGTTAAGATAATAGGTGCATTTTATAGAATTCCGCTGGCCTACATAATAGGTCCTGAAGGCATGGGCTTATATCAGATGGCTTATCCAATATATACTACGTTGCTTTATATATCGGTAGCCGGCATACCTACCGCTATATCCAAAATGGTGGCTGAACGCATCGCTTTAGGCCATCGAAGAGATGCTCATCGAGTTTTTATGATATCATTCAAGCTGTTGTTGATCTTAGGTATTATTACAACTGTATTATTGCTGCTAGCTACGCCTTTGCTGGCTTTGTACCTTAAGAATCAAAAATCGCTGTACGCATTTTTGGCTATAGCGCCATCATTATTCTTTGTTTCAATGATATCGGCTTACAGAGGCTATTTTCAAGGAATGCAGCAGATGATACCTACTGCATTATCCCAGATAATCGAACAATTAGGTAAACTGATATTCGGATTGTGGCTAGCCAGCCTCTGGATGCCCAAAGGTGTGCAGTATGGAGCTATGGGCGCTGTGCTGGGCGTGACTATAAGCGAAGTACTGGCCTTTGCAATGCTTGTGGTAACATACAATATCAAGCGCCATGATATAAGATTAGCTGTGCAGCGAGACTTTAACAGGCGATATCGCGAAAGGAAAGAATCGATATTACAAGAATTATTGAGAATAGCGATTCCTATAACCATAGGAGGATTGGTTATACCATTGGTCAATATTACTGATCTTATGATAATACCCAGGCGACTTGCTGGATTGGGGTTATCTACCCAGCAAAGCACCGAGCTATACGGCTATCTAACGGGCTATGCCAATACTTTGGTCAATTTTCCTCAAGTCATAACCGTAGCACTATCGGCAAGCTTGGTACCGGCTATATCAGAAGCCGCTATATTAAAAGATATAAATGGTTTGCAAGAAAAAGCTAATATTGCTATACGATTAACCATACTTCTAGGCCTGCCTTCAGCGCTTGGCATGGCTGTATTAGCCCAGCCTATATTACAACTCCTATATCAAACATTGACGGCACAACAGTTAGCTATAAGCAGTCAGATACTCGAGATATTAGCGTTTTCTATAATATTTCTTACATTAGTGCAGACATCGGCTGGTATACTTCAAGGAGTGGGTAAAGTGGGTATACCGGTTATAAATCTTTTTTGGGGGGCGCTGCTTAAGATAGTGATGAATTATGTATTAGTGGGTATACCGGCGCTCAATATAAGAGGCGCTGCTTTTGGTACCATAGCCTGTTATGGGTTGGCGGCTGTCTTGGATCTGTTGGCGGTTGCGCGGTATACGCATATAAAATTCAATGCGGCATCATTTTTGGTAAAACCTGCTATATCCGCCGGTGTCATGATAGCGGCGGTGTGGGTGCTATATAGATGGTTATATGTATTTTTGGGCAGCAATAGTATAGCTACTCTGCTGGCTATTCTGGTAGGTATAATAGTATACGGTTTGATGCTTATGGCTATAGGAGCGGTGACGTATAATGATCTCCGTCAGATAGATCGTTTAAAAGGGATGGCTGATAAACTTTATAGAATGGGGATGTTACGATGA
- a CDS encoding S4 domain-containing protein has translation MRLDKFLKVSRIIKRRTIANQACDQGRVKINGRVAKAAAEVKAGDVLEIQFGDRVMRYQILQVVESPSKEQVSELYKVI, from the coding sequence ATGCGTTTAGACAAGTTCTTAAAAGTTTCACGCATTATAAAAAGGCGTACCATTGCTAATCAAGCATGTGATCAAGGAAGGGTCAAAATAAACGGTCGTGTGGCTAAGGCTGCTGCTGAGGTTAAGGCGGGAGATGTACTGGAAATACAGTTTGGCGACAGAGTCATGCGATATCAAATATTGCAGGTAGTAGAATCGCCGTCTAAAGAACAGGTTTCAGAACTATATAAAGTGATATAA
- a CDS encoding SpoIID/LytB domain-containing protein, with protein sequence MFKKRNFVIIAVVLLVLTSCARTRPEPLTQPKQPDKPAIPTKISTGNNAEPILRVYDKDKGIVDEMKFEDYIAAVVAGEMKNDWPLQALAAQAIIARSFVLNFIVEKGGSRYGNADVSTDIEEAQAWNPSAVNDRIKEAVRSTRGQVIVYDGHFANTWFHAHSGGMTATAKEGLNYKEKEPPYIQVVRSQESDKAPANSKAWEATFSENEVLRALHSLNVNINDFDTAKVVARGPSGRATAIKFDNAVVSAPELRLVLGSTKMRSTLLTSLVYKNGQLIIKGKGYGHGVGMSQWGAYKMAEDGQTASEIVKYYYKGIDIVKMWD encoded by the coding sequence ATGTTCAAAAAACGCAATTTTGTTATAATAGCAGTTGTATTATTGGTTCTTACATCATGTGCTCGCACTAGGCCCGAGCCTCTTACGCAGCCGAAGCAACCCGATAAGCCGGCTATACCGACTAAAATAAGCACGGGAAACAATGCAGAGCCGATTTTAAGGGTTTATGATAAAGATAAAGGTATAGTTGACGAGATGAAGTTTGAAGATTATATAGCAGCGGTCGTGGCAGGCGAGATGAAAAATGATTGGCCGCTACAAGCATTAGCAGCTCAAGCCATTATAGCGCGCAGCTTCGTCTTGAATTTTATCGTTGAAAAAGGCGGTTCAAGGTATGGAAACGCCGATGTATCTACGGATATAGAAGAAGCTCAAGCGTGGAATCCTTCTGCTGTAAATGATCGTATAAAAGAAGCTGTCAGAAGCACACGTGGTCAGGTCATCGTATACGATGGGCATTTCGCCAATACATGGTTTCATGCGCATTCTGGCGGTATGACCGCTACAGCCAAAGAGGGGCTTAACTATAAAGAGAAGGAGCCGCCGTATATACAGGTAGTAAGATCGCAGGAGTCGGATAAAGCACCTGCCAATAGTAAAGCCTGGGAAGCTACATTTTCTGAAAATGAGGTGCTGAGAGCTTTGCATAGCTTAAATGTAAACATAAATGATTTTGATACCGCCAAAGTAGTTGCAAGAGGGCCGTCAGGCAGGGCTACGGCTATAAAATTTGATAATGCCGTTGTATCAGCGCCCGAGCTGCGTCTGGTGTTAGGTAGTACAAAGATGCGGTCTACCCTGCTCACATCGTTGGTATATAAAAATGGGCAGTTGATCATAAAAGGTAAAGGGTATGGCCACGGAGTGGGTATGTCCCAATGGGGTGCATATAAAATGGCTGAAGATGGTCAGACTGCCTCAGAAATAGTAAAGTATTACTATAAAGGGATAGACATCGTTAAGATGTGGGATTAG